From the Lathyrus oleraceus cultivar Zhongwan6 chromosome 4, CAAS_Psat_ZW6_1.0, whole genome shotgun sequence genome, one window contains:
- the LOC127076558 gene encoding disease resistance protein RUN1 encodes MPSPSSSSSSSAAPQFLYDVFLNFRGEDARRSFVPQLHKSLSDARIHTFLDDENLEKGTDLEPELLRAIELSRISIVVFSKAYITSSWCLRELVHIMNCRKTNGQVVVPVFYYVDPAVVRHQKDGYRKALHSTAKRRLPGGERMEHVLSNWMTVLTEAANISGWHTKNFSNEVELISEIVKDVLRKLKSRSLKITEFPVGLDTRVQQVIQFIENHSSKVCLIGIWGMAGSGKTTTARAIYNKFNGKFLDHRFIGDIREVCERGVEEINHLQEQLLSYVLKTNEKIDSTLDGITTIEKSFMGKKALVVLDDVSTFEQVEALCGNRKCFASGSVLIVTSRDLRILKLLKVDRIYSIKEMDESKSLELFCWHVFREPSPKDDFTELSRSIVAYCGGLPLALEVIGSYLRDRPKQHWINVLSKLERIPNDKVQDKLQISYEGLEDDLEKDIFLDICCFFIGKDRAHVSEILDGCGLHSEVGITVLIERSLLKVEKNNKLGMHGLLRDMGREIVRKESMKEPEKRSRLWVHKDAHKVLTDNSGTKTVEGLVLNSQSTGNLCFKTDTFKEMKNLRLLKLHHVDLIGDFGHLSQELRWLHWQGFTGECIPGDFYMGNLVVFDLKHSNIKQVWNETKLMKKLKILNLSHSKYLTSTPDFSKLPNLEKLIMKDCPSLSVVHQSIGELRNLLLINFKDCTSLSNLPEKINQLKSLKTLILSGCSKIGKLEESIVQMESLTTLVIKDTGVKEEMYSVVRSKSIGYISLCGYEGLSFDVFPSVIWSWMSPTMNSLPRISQFGNMALSLTSINVQDNNLGFLTPIVRSLSQLRTVWIQCHSKIQLAQELQRILHDINCTDLEDSLVSNLSLKSHLIGMGNCHTVIDTLCKRIPQELTTNDSSNFFLPGGIYPSWLAYTSDGSSAPFYIPKDIDCPMEGIVLRVVYSSKSETMAVECLTSVLIINYTKCTIHIYKRDTVVSFIDEDWKNVTSNLEPGDDVKIHVVFGHGLIVRKTTVCLIYGQSVIMEVDSSITMEMNVQPQPIPELDMQASSSVTVPKANKSLFSGFGKRMGACLCLNQHRDKDLNNF; translated from the exons ATGCCTTCACCgtcctcctcctcctcctcctccgCCGCTCCTCAATTCCTCTATGACGTCTTCCTCAACTTCAGAGGCGAAGACGCTCGTCGTAGCTTCGTTCCTCAACTCCACAAGTCCCTCTCAGACGCCAGAATCCACACTTTTCTTGACGACGAGAATCTTGAAAAGGGAACGGATCTGGAACCAGAATTATTGCGAGCAATTGAACTCTCTCGTATTTCCATTGTTGTTTTCTCCAAAGCTTATATCACATCTAGCTGGTGTCTTAGAGAGCTTGTTCACATCATGAACTGCCGCAAAACTAATGGACAGGTGGTTGTTCCCGTATTTTACTACGTTGACCCGGCGGTTGTGCGTCATCAGAAGGATGGTTATAGAAAAGCTTTGCATTCAACTGCAAAAAGAAGACTTCCCGGAGGAGAAAGGATGGAACATGTGTTATCCAACTGGATGACTGTACTGACAGAAGCTGCAAATATATCTGGATGGCATACCAAAAACTTCAG CAATGAAGTTGAGTTGATTTCTGAAATAGTTAAAGATGTTTTGAGAAAGCTAAAAAGCAGATCATTGAAAATTACCGAATTTCCAGTTGGATTGGATACTCGTGTGCAGCAAGTGATTCAGTTTATTGAAAATCATTCAAGCAAAGTTTGCTTGATAGGGATCTGGGGTATGGCTGGGTCTGGTAAAACAACAACAGCTAGAGCTATCTACAACAAATTTAATGGCAAATTTTTAGATCACCGTTTCATTGGAGATATTAGAGAAGTTTGCGAAAGAGGTGTCGAAGAGATTAATCATTTACAAGAACAGCTTCTTTCATATGTCTTGAAAACAAATGAGAAGATAGATAGCACTCTAGACGGGATAACCACAATTGAGAAAAGTTTTATGGGAAAAAAGGCACTCGTTGTGCTCGATGACGTGAGCACATTTGAGCAAGTAGAAGCCCTATGTGGAAATCGTAAATGTTTTGCTTCGGGAAGTGTATTGATTGTTACATCCAGGGATTTGCGTATACTTAAGTTACTCAAAGTCGACCGTATCTATAGTATAAAGGAAATGGACGAAAGCAAGTCCCTTGAGCTTTTCTGCTGGCATGTTTTTAGAGAGCCAAGCCCAAAAGACGACTTCACCGAACTCTCAAGAAGTATAGTTGCTTACTGTGGAGGATTACCACTGGCCCTTGAAGTCATTGGATCTTACTTGCGCGACAGGCCAAAACAACACTGGATAAATGTACTATCAAAATTAGAGAGAATTCCAAATGATAAAGTGCAGGACAAACTCCAAATAAGCTATGAAGGTTTAGAGGATGATCTTGAAAAGGATATATTTCTTGACATTTGTTGTTTCTTTATTGGGAAGGACAGGGCCCATGTTTCAGAGATTCTAGACGGCTGTGGACTTCATTCTGAGGTTGGAATAACTGTCCTCATAGAGCGCAGCCTCCTAAAAGTCGAAAAGAATAACAAGCTTGGAATGCATGGTTTGCTACGAGACATGGGAAGAGAGATTGTTCGTAAAGAATCAATGAAAGAGCCTGAGAAACGTAGTCGATTGTGGGTTCACAAGGATGCACATAAAGTATTGACAGATAATAGT GGAACAAAAACTGTGGAAGGATTGGTTTTGAATTCGCAAAGCACCGGCAATCTTTGCTTCAAAACTGATACTTTCAAGGAGATGAAGAATTTGAGACTTTTAAAACTTCACCACGTTGATCTTATTGGAGATTTTGGGCATCTTTCTCAAGAACTGAGATGGCTCCATTGGCAAGGATTTACTGGTGAATGTATACCTGGTGACTTTTATATGGGAAATCTAGTTGTTTTTGACTTAAAACACAGCAATATTAAACAAGTTTGGAATGAAACAAAG TTGATGAAGAAGCTGAAAATTCTCAATCTGAGTCATTCCAAGTACTTGACAAGCACTCCTGACTTTTCAAAATTACCAAATCTAGAAAAGCTCATTATGAAGGACTGTCCAAGCTTGTCTGTGGTACACCAGTCAATTGGGGAACTGAggaatcttcttctgataaatTTTAAAGACTGTACAAGTCTTAGCAATCTCCCAGAGAAGATAAATCAATTGAAGTCTTTGAAAACTCTCATCCTTTCCGGTTGTTCAAAGATTGGCAAGTTGGAAGAAAGCATAGTGCAGATGGAATCCTTGACAACACTGGTCATAAAAGATACAGGTGTGAAAGAGGAGATGTATTCAGTAGTACGATCAAAAAGCATCGGATATATATCTCTTTGTGGATATGAGGGATTATCATTTGATGTTTTTCCTTCTGTTATTTGGTCTTggatgtcaccaacaatgaatTCTCTACCCCGTATATCTCAATTTGGAAACATGGCCTTGTCTTTAACTTCCATCAATGTACAGGATAATAACTTGGGCTTTCTAACACCAATCGTTAGGAGCCTTTCACAACTCAGAACTGTTTGGATACAATGCCACTCAAAGATTCAACTAGCTCAAGAATTACAAAGAATTCTACATGATATTAATTGTACAGATTTGGAAGACTCGCTAGTCTCAAATCTTTCCTTGAAATCACATTTGATTGGAATGGGAAATTGCCACACTGTCATAGATACTCTTTGCAAGCGCATACCACAG GAATTAACAACCAATGATTCAAGCAATTTTTTCCTTCCGGGTGGTATTTATCCTTCTTGGTTAGCCTATACAAGTGATGGATCTTCAGCACCATTTTATATTCCCAAGGATATTGATTGTCCAATGGAGGGAATAGTCTTACGTGTTGTTTATTCATCAAAATCTGAAACCATGGCAGTTGAATGTCTTACTAGTGTCTTGATCATTAATTACACAAAGTGCACCATCCATATATACAAACGAGACACAGTCGTGTCCTTTATTGATGAAGATTGGAAGAATGTAACATCAAATCTAGAACCTGGTGACGATGTCAAGATTCATGTGGTTTTTGGGCATGGATTGATTGTTAGGAAGACAACTGTTTGTCTAATATATGGCCAGTCAGTTATTATGGAAGTTGATTCATCCATTACGATGGAAATGAACGTGCAGCCGCAGCCGATACCTGAACTGGACATGCAAGCATCGTCTAGTGTGACAGTACCAAAGGCCAATAAAAGTTTATTTTCAGGATTTGGAAAAAGAATGGGTGCATGTTTATGCCTGAACCAGCATAGAGAtaaagatctgaacaattttTGA